In a single window of the SAR202 cluster bacterium genome:
- the panB gene encoding 3-methyl-2-oxobutanoate hydroxymethyltransferase, protein MRVTITDLKEMKRKAEKIPMITAYDYTSARLVESTGIPLILVGDSLGQVVQGHDSTLPVTMDDIIYHVKSVVRGTQKAHVIADMPFMSYQADVADAIRNAGRLLKEGGASSVKLEGGRVMAETVRRIVEVGIPVMGHIGLTPQSFNQLGGYKVQGKTAKAALDLMDDALALEQAGVYAIVLEMVPLNLAQSITRKLSIPTIGIGAGVHCDGQVQVFHDILGLITDEMHKHARRYAEVGNLIKAVMEQYIQDVRNGAFPTDRESFHMAHHAIEEMNALGSPVDGLVEGAGYRNRIEGRK, encoded by the coding sequence ATGCGCGTGACCATTACTGACCTCAAGGAAATGAAGAGGAAGGCCGAGAAAATCCCCATGATCACCGCGTACGACTATACGTCGGCGCGGCTGGTGGAGTCGACGGGGATACCGCTGATACTCGTCGGGGACAGCCTGGGGCAGGTGGTGCAGGGGCACGACTCCACCTTGCCCGTGACGATGGACGATATCATCTATCACGTGAAGTCGGTGGTGCGCGGGACGCAGAAGGCGCACGTCATCGCGGACATGCCGTTCATGAGCTACCAGGCGGACGTCGCCGACGCGATCCGCAACGCCGGGAGGCTCCTCAAGGAGGGCGGAGCGTCGTCGGTGAAGCTGGAGGGCGGGCGCGTGATGGCGGAGACGGTGCGGCGGATCGTAGAGGTGGGCATACCTGTCATGGGCCACATCGGGCTCACGCCGCAGTCTTTCAACCAGCTCGGTGGCTACAAGGTGCAGGGGAAGACGGCAAAAGCCGCGCTGGATCTCATGGATGACGCCCTCGCCCTCGAGCAGGCCGGAGTATACGCAATCGTCCTGGAGATGGTCCCTCTGAACCTCGCCCAGTCGATAACCCGGAAACTGAGCATCCCCACCATCGGCATCGGCGCGGGCGTCCACTGCGACGGGCAGGTGCAGGTCTTCCACGATATCCTCGGGCTTATCACTGACGAAATGCACAAGCATGCCCGCCGGTACGCAGAGGTCGGCAACCTCATCAAGGCCGTCATGGAGCAGTACATCCAGGACGTCCGCAACGGCGCATTCCCGACTGACCGAGAGAGCTTTCACATGGCCCACCATGCGATTGAGGAGATGAACGCGCTCGGTTCCCCTGTTGACGGGCTCGTTGAGGGCGCGGGATACCGGAATAGAATCGAAGGTCGGAAATAA
- a CDS encoding ribonuclease PH yields MPRIDGRLPHQLRKTVITPGAQEFAEGSVLVETGKTKVICAVSVEETVPPFLKGSGKGWITAEYAMLPRSTQTRNQREGRSGGGPKGRTHEIQRLIGRSLRAAVDLNAIGERTLMVDCDVIQADGGTRTASITGSYVALYQALGTLVRAGKLTAMPLKAAVAATSVGILSGEITLDLCYEEDAKAEVDFNVVMTDKGEFVEVQGTAENKTFTRAGLDEILRIADGGIAEIFRLQREVTKYL; encoded by the coding sequence ATGCCGAGAATCGACGGACGCCTTCCCCACCAGCTTCGCAAGACGGTCATTACCCCCGGCGCGCAGGAGTTCGCGGAGGGGTCCGTGCTTGTGGAGACCGGCAAGACGAAGGTGATTTGCGCGGTGAGCGTAGAAGAGACGGTGCCACCGTTCCTGAAGGGCTCCGGCAAGGGCTGGATCACGGCTGAGTACGCCATGCTCCCGCGCTCCACGCAGACGCGCAACCAGCGCGAGGGCCGCTCCGGCGGTGGGCCGAAGGGACGCACACACGAAATCCAGAGGCTCATCGGCCGCTCGCTCCGCGCGGCCGTGGATCTCAACGCCATCGGCGAACGAACGCTTATGGTCGATTGCGACGTCATACAGGCGGACGGCGGCACCCGCACTGCCTCCATCACCGGGTCGTACGTGGCCCTCTATCAGGCGCTTGGGACGCTTGTCAGGGCAGGGAAGCTCACCGCAATGCCGCTCAAGGCCGCCGTCGCCGCCACCAGCGTCGGCATTCTGAGTGGAGAAATCACCCTGGACCTTTGCTACGAAGAGGACGCAAAGGCCGAGGTCGATTTCAACGTGGTGATGACGGATAAGGGCGAGTTCGTGGAAGTGCAGGGCACGGCTGAGAACAAGACGTTCACGAGGGCCGGCCTCGATGAGATCCTCCGAATCGCCGACGGCGGCATTGCCGAGATCTTCAGGCTCCAGCGCGAGGTGACAAAGTACCTGTAG
- a CDS encoding pantoate--beta-alanine ligase translates to MKVISTVAGVREELLSVAHPVGLVPTMGALHRGHASLVERARSENPTVVSTIFVNPRQFGPSEDFTAYPRPVEDDLAMLEKAGADIVFTPGTDEIYPPGFDTYVDCGKLTERLEGKSRPGHFRGVATVVTKLLSIVRPDRAYFGQKDAQQCMVIKKLNADLNLGVDIVICPTVREPDGLAMSSRNRYLNPQERAAAPVLFRSLRFASELGISDAEEVRRRMRALIEQEPLAKIDYVSIADPDTLEELDRLDGRPALVSLAVRIGKTRLIDNVTIGQ, encoded by the coding sequence ATGAAGGTCATATCCACGGTCGCCGGCGTGCGGGAGGAGCTCCTCTCGGTTGCTCACCCCGTCGGTCTCGTCCCCACCATGGGCGCCCTGCACAGAGGGCACGCCTCACTCGTGGAGCGCGCAAGGAGCGAGAACCCGACCGTCGTCTCAACGATCTTCGTCAATCCCAGGCAGTTCGGACCGAGCGAGGACTTTACTGCCTACCCACGACCGGTCGAGGATGACCTTGCCATGCTGGAGAAGGCTGGCGCGGACATCGTTTTCACTCCCGGGACCGATGAAATTTACCCTCCTGGGTTCGACACCTACGTTGATTGCGGCAAGCTGACAGAAAGGCTTGAAGGGAAGTCCCGGCCAGGCCACTTCCGCGGCGTCGCGACCGTCGTCACGAAGCTCCTCTCTATAGTGCGGCCGGACCGCGCGTATTTCGGACAGAAGGACGCGCAGCAGTGCATGGTCATCAAGAAGCTGAACGCGGACCTGAACCTTGGCGTAGATATCGTTATCTGCCCCACGGTGCGGGAGCCGGACGGCCTGGCGATGAGCAGCCGTAACCGCTACCTCAACCCGCAAGAGCGTGCCGCTGCGCCGGTGCTGTTCCGGTCTCTGCGATTCGCAAGCGAGCTGGGTATCTCCGATGCCGAGGAAGTGCGCCGCCGCATGCGCGCGCTCATCGAGCAGGAGCCCCTCGCGAAGATCGACTACGTCAGCATCGCCGACCCGGACACCCTTGAAGAACTGGACCGGCTGGACGGCAGGCCTGCCCTAGTGTCGCTGGCCGTGCGGATTGGCAAGACACGGCTGATCGATAACGTGACAATAGGGCAGTGA
- a CDS encoding ComEA family DNA-binding protein, whose translation MRWCSWTLIYPDWMSTSLQARAGRIPLAIDTPAAGAYSAAIPGPRSPRMRNAANTAILAVLSAVAIAGVVLLANRLSTAGAIEIATPEPARTAVPRTWAAYITGAVATPGVYEITPGDRLTSLVQAAGGATADAALESVNLAVILSDQDHWHIPRVGETPVPKVSQSTGSPQAAAGVAARININTATVIDLMALPGIGEVKAHAIVVYREANGPFKTVDDLLKVSGIGRATLDAIRELVEACCAGRLSPPESAWYAT comes from the coding sequence ATGCGCTGGTGCTCATGGACCCTCATTTATCCCGATTGGATGAGTACCAGTTTACAGGCACGGGCGGGCAGGATTCCACTAGCGATTGACACCCCGGCGGCGGGCGCATATAGTGCCGCTATCCCGGGTCCACGGTCTCCGCGAATGAGGAACGCAGCCAACACCGCCATCCTTGCAGTACTCAGCGCCGTCGCCATAGCCGGTGTGGTTTTGCTTGCCAACCGCCTTTCCACCGCGGGCGCCATTGAAATCGCCACCCCTGAGCCGGCGCGCACGGCCGTCCCTCGGACGTGGGCCGCCTACATCACCGGCGCCGTCGCCACGCCGGGCGTATACGAAATCACGCCCGGAGACCGGTTAACCTCGCTGGTGCAGGCCGCCGGAGGCGCGACGGCGGACGCGGCGCTCGAGAGTGTGAACCTTGCGGTGATACTGAGCGACCAAGACCACTGGCACATACCCAGGGTGGGGGAGACTCCCGTCCCGAAGGTCTCCCAGTCAACAGGAAGTCCTCAGGCGGCGGCCGGCGTGGCTGCCAGGATAAACATCAATACGGCAACGGTCATTGACCTCATGGCGCTTCCCGGCATCGGCGAGGTAAAAGCACATGCGATCGTCGTGTACCGCGAAGCTAACGGGCCGTTCAAGACCGTTGACGATCTGCTCAAAGTGAGCGGCATCGGCCGCGCGACGCTGGACGCCATAAGGGAGCTTGTTGAAGCCTGTTGCGCGGGCCGCCTGTCGCCCCCGGAGAGTGCATGGTACGCAACGTGA
- a CDS encoding D-aminoacylase: MIFDILIANGTVVDGTGKPAFRGDIGIAGDRIVEIGNMYLASARTRIDAEGMIVSPGFIDMHTHSDLSLLDHPGGESKAYQGVTTEVTGNCSWTPFPAGKLGPKELRASLGSTLRSKVEWDWSTLDAWASRMETNGISLNVAPQVGQGGIRAAVNLKERRDPTPDEMKEMKYLLSEALEQGAFGMTTGLTVAPSMYASTDEIVELAKVMRSHYGAYYATHARLWPGGHVNAVREAVEVGKRAAVPVQYSHIAIIDRRMYGRGDEMTVVIDKARDEGLDITCDMYPYTAAGHGLSQILPDWVQEGGVPAMVKRLRDPQQRRRAAEETEHGTPDTEARDWLWPRIFIAEIGTGKNLKYVGMTIAQIAKERNVEPAEAVVALIEEEENNVRVVTHNRIETDVTYFLTYEQSMIGSDGNAVDPSGLMAISKPHPRFYGTYPRILGKYVRGEKVMTLEKAIYKMTGFPAKRLTLKDRGVIARGKVADVVVFNPSTITDMATFDDPQKYAVGVQHLLVNGTPVIANGKHTAIRAGKVLRRGKD, translated from the coding sequence TCGGCATAGCGGGCGACCGCATAGTCGAGATAGGCAACATGTACCTGGCGAGCGCCAGGACGCGGATCGACGCCGAAGGGATGATCGTCAGCCCCGGCTTCATCGACATGCACACCCACTCAGACCTCAGCCTGCTGGACCATCCCGGAGGGGAGAGCAAGGCGTACCAGGGCGTGACGACGGAGGTCACCGGCAACTGCAGCTGGACGCCGTTCCCGGCGGGCAAGCTTGGGCCGAAGGAGCTACGGGCATCGCTGGGCTCGACGTTGCGTTCGAAGGTCGAATGGGACTGGAGCACTCTGGACGCGTGGGCGAGCCGCATGGAGACCAACGGCATCAGCCTTAACGTTGCGCCGCAGGTAGGCCAGGGCGGCATACGCGCGGCAGTGAACTTGAAGGAGCGCCGCGACCCCACACCTGACGAGATGAAGGAGATGAAATACCTCCTTTCCGAGGCGCTGGAGCAGGGCGCGTTCGGCATGACCACCGGCCTGACCGTTGCGCCGTCCATGTACGCTTCCACGGACGAGATCGTGGAGCTGGCGAAGGTGATGCGCTCCCACTACGGCGCGTACTACGCCACCCACGCTCGCCTGTGGCCGGGCGGGCACGTGAACGCCGTCCGCGAGGCGGTGGAGGTCGGCAAGCGCGCGGCCGTGCCGGTGCAGTACTCCCACATCGCGATCATCGACCGGCGCATGTACGGCAGGGGCGATGAGATGACGGTGGTAATCGACAAGGCGAGGGACGAAGGGCTCGACATCACATGCGATATGTACCCGTATACCGCGGCAGGGCACGGGCTGAGCCAGATACTTCCGGACTGGGTCCAGGAAGGCGGCGTACCCGCGATGGTCAAGCGCCTGCGCGACCCGCAGCAGCGCCGCAGGGCCGCGGAGGAGACGGAGCACGGCACACCGGACACCGAGGCGCGCGACTGGCTATGGCCGCGCATCTTCATTGCGGAGATAGGGACGGGCAAGAACCTGAAGTACGTCGGCATGACAATCGCCCAGATAGCCAAGGAGCGCAACGTCGAGCCTGCCGAGGCCGTGGTGGCCCTGATCGAGGAAGAGGAGAACAACGTCCGCGTCGTCACGCACAACCGCATTGAGACCGACGTAACTTATTTCCTGACCTACGAGCAGTCGATGATCGGCTCGGACGGCAACGCCGTGGACCCGAGCGGCCTCATGGCCATATCGAAGCCTCACCCGCGCTTCTACGGCACCTACCCGCGCATCCTGGGCAAGTACGTGCGAGGCGAGAAGGTGATGACGCTGGAGAAGGCCATCTACAAGATGACCGGCTTCCCGGCCAAGCGTCTGACCCTCAAGGACCGGGGCGTGATCGCCAGGGGCAAGGTGGCGGACGTGGTTGTGTTCAACCCGAGCACTATCACCGACATGGCGACGTTCGACGATCCTCAAAAGTACGCGGTGGGCGTGCAGCACCTGCTGGTTAACGGGACCCCGGTCATCGCCAACGGCAAGCACACCGCAATCCGCGCCGGCAAGGTTCTCAGGAGGGGGAAGGACTAG
- a CDS encoding DNA internalization-related competence protein ComEC/Rec2, with protein sequence MVLLTIAAAFLTGIFAGAQSGVHPVAIAALITASIPLGFMLRRLRRGLLRAALVVAIALGSGRVEAFGDGRAPSLLRHECAPRAAEGVIVSDPEPAGSATRFRVAVDSVHVCGEWRQAGGDALVTARPSAELVLHRDAPYFRYGDRVLLDGELEAPPTLGGFDYATFLDRQGITAVVSFPRVDLLGEGRGQPVYQALFPLRRSLAESLERLMPEPEASLAVALLLGIRSSMPADTVQEFRDTGTAHIIAISGMHIALILVLSLAVSRWALGRRGHYYLLPPLLLVWSYSMLAGLSPSVARAAIMGTVYLAAYALGRPRTILPALGGAAAIMAALDPMVLWSVSFQLSFAAMAGIAVIATPLAGALKASLIGEQAEGEPPTNLASLSIDAVAATVAATITTVPLSIFYFEKFSVVGVLANIAILPALTIQLLAQAVAAVIGIIAPALAAPFGWLAWVTTAYLTGVAALFSRLPFAALDTIGIPGWAVALYYAALSVGYVAFRLRLIRFARWTAPALPRLRLRVALPGGVHAGVMVPLAAVCSLLFVAVLSDRDGRLHVAFFDVGQGDEALITTPSGLHILVDGGPSPSAAVQHIGRRMPFWKRHIDMVILTHAHADHVAGLVEVLERYQVRHVLQREVFYESPDYLAWRKAADLEGAQLTRAVAGQVVHLGDGVSLEVVSPGEELFLKSDSDIDNASVVFRLVYGESSFLFTGDMFHEAERDVLSAGLNVDSDIIKVAHHGSRTSSTEAFLEAVSPQAAVISAGASNRYGHPNPGTLEKLARLMPPGSIYQTAERGTIEFTTDGKRMWVRTER encoded by the coding sequence ATGGTACTCCTCACCATAGCCGCGGCCTTCCTCACCGGTATCTTTGCCGGCGCACAGTCTGGCGTCCACCCGGTCGCGATAGCCGCCCTCATCACCGCATCGATTCCCCTGGGCTTCATGCTCCGGCGCCTCCGCCGAGGGCTCTTGCGCGCAGCGCTGGTAGTCGCTATCGCGCTCGGCTCGGGCAGGGTAGAGGCATTCGGGGACGGCCGCGCGCCGTCCCTGCTGCGCCACGAATGCGCCCCCAGGGCGGCCGAAGGGGTGATCGTCAGCGACCCAGAGCCCGCGGGCTCGGCTACGCGGTTCCGTGTGGCGGTTGACTCGGTCCACGTATGCGGCGAATGGCGGCAGGCCGGTGGGGACGCGCTCGTGACAGCGAGGCCATCGGCGGAGCTTGTGCTGCACCGGGACGCACCCTACTTCAGGTATGGAGACCGTGTCCTGCTGGACGGCGAGCTTGAAGCTCCTCCCACCCTCGGAGGGTTTGATTACGCGACGTTCCTGGACCGCCAGGGGATCACCGCGGTGGTGTCGTTCCCGAGGGTAGACCTCCTTGGCGAGGGGCGAGGCCAGCCCGTCTACCAGGCGCTGTTCCCGCTCCGGAGAAGTCTGGCAGAGTCTCTGGAGCGCCTCATGCCCGAGCCGGAGGCGTCACTCGCCGTCGCTCTGCTGCTCGGCATCCGAAGCTCGATGCCGGCTGACACGGTCCAGGAGTTCCGCGATACCGGCACGGCGCACATTATTGCCATATCGGGCATGCACATTGCGCTCATTCTGGTACTGAGCCTCGCCGTGAGCCGGTGGGCGCTTGGCCGGCGTGGACACTACTACCTGCTGCCGCCGCTCTTGCTGGTGTGGTCGTACTCGATGCTGGCAGGCCTCTCGCCATCCGTCGCGCGGGCTGCCATCATGGGCACTGTCTACCTTGCCGCGTACGCACTTGGGCGGCCCAGGACAATACTGCCTGCCCTGGGCGGGGCGGCGGCGATCATGGCCGCGCTTGACCCGATGGTCCTGTGGAGCGTCTCTTTCCAGCTTAGCTTCGCTGCAATGGCGGGCATTGCCGTAATTGCCACTCCGCTTGCCGGAGCCCTGAAGGCCTCCCTCATTGGTGAGCAGGCGGAGGGCGAACCCCCGACCAACCTCGCATCACTCTCGATAGACGCCGTCGCCGCCACGGTCGCCGCGACAATTACGACAGTGCCGCTGTCCATCTTCTACTTCGAGAAATTCTCTGTTGTGGGAGTGCTGGCTAACATCGCGATCCTCCCGGCCTTGACTATCCAGCTACTTGCGCAGGCCGTCGCCGCCGTGATCGGCATCATCGCCCCAGCCCTCGCCGCGCCTTTCGGGTGGCTGGCGTGGGTAACGACTGCGTACCTCACCGGAGTAGCCGCGCTCTTCTCGCGCCTGCCGTTTGCAGCGCTCGATACCATCGGGATTCCGGGCTGGGCCGTCGCGCTGTACTACGCGGCTTTGTCCGTGGGCTACGTAGCGTTCCGACTGCGCCTGATTCGATTCGCAAGGTGGACGGCGCCTGCGTTGCCGAGGCTGAGGCTACGGGTCGCGTTGCCCGGGGGCGTTCACGCCGGCGTAATGGTCCCCCTCGCGGCCGTGTGCTCGCTCCTGTTCGTCGCCGTCCTCTCCGACCGCGACGGCCGGCTTCACGTGGCCTTCTTCGACGTGGGCCAGGGCGATGAGGCGCTGATCACAACGCCGTCAGGACTGCACATCCTTGTCGACGGCGGCCCGAGCCCGTCGGCCGCGGTGCAGCACATCGGCAGGCGGATGCCGTTCTGGAAACGTCATATCGACATGGTAATCTTGACTCACGCCCATGCCGACCACGTCGCTGGACTGGTCGAGGTACTGGAGAGGTATCAGGTCCGGCACGTCCTCCAGCGCGAGGTCTTCTACGAGAGCCCCGACTACCTGGCCTGGCGCAAGGCCGCGGACCTTGAAGGGGCGCAGCTGACAAGGGCGGTCGCGGGGCAGGTCGTCCACCTGGGCGACGGAGTGAGTCTGGAGGTAGTTAGCCCGGGTGAAGAGCTATTCCTGAAGTCCGACTCGGACATCGATAACGCCTCGGTCGTCTTCAGGCTGGTCTACGGCGAATCGAGCTTCCTGTTCACCGGCGACATGTTCCACGAAGCGGAACGGGACGTGCTCTCGGCCGGCTTGAACGTTGACTCGGACATTATCAAGGTCGCCCACCACGGCAGTCGCACCTCCTCTACGGAGGCGTTCCTGGAGGCGGTGTCCCCACAGGCGGCCGTCATATCCGCCGGCGCCAGCAACCGCTACGGCCACCCAAACCCCGGCACGCTGGAGAAGCTCGCGCGGCTCATGCCGCCCGGCAGCATATACCAGACGGCCGAGCGAGGGACGATAGAATTCACTACGGACGGCAAACGCATGTGGGTGAGGACGGAGCGGTAG
- a CDS encoding DUF2520 domain-containing protein, whose protein sequence is MLDRNSRIGFIGAGQVGKSMAAALSRKGYKVVASASRTFASAESLAHLVPGCVAYRSIYEAASKCDMVFITGTDASIAPIAASIKWRKGQGVAHCSGATSTDVFALAKAMGAVPGAFHPLQTFSDVEKAVASLPGTTFAIEGEEEMRAYLKEMALALGGVPIFLRAEDKALYHCTVVMMGGILNGLCGAIAGLWQENFGIDRNQALKSLAPIMQGTAATLASLGLPAAAAGPYVRGDAGTVRKHMNALREFSPEMVPVYCNMALAAFPVALEKGNVSAEKAEEIRQLLQEGTKG, encoded by the coding sequence ATGCTGGACCGTAACTCTCGAATCGGATTCATCGGCGCGGGACAGGTGGGGAAGTCGATGGCTGCCGCGCTTTCGCGCAAGGGGTACAAAGTCGTCGCCTCTGCCAGCCGCACTTTCGCTTCCGCGGAGTCCCTGGCCCATCTTGTGCCGGGCTGCGTTGCCTACCGGTCCATCTACGAGGCCGCTTCAAAGTGCGACATGGTCTTTATTACCGGCACGGACGCGTCCATAGCGCCGATAGCCGCGAGCATCAAGTGGCGCAAGGGGCAGGGCGTGGCGCACTGCTCCGGCGCAACGTCCACGGATGTTTTCGCCCTGGCGAAGGCGATGGGCGCCGTCCCGGGAGCGTTTCACCCTCTGCAGACGTTCTCGGACGTAGAGAAGGCGGTTGCGAGCCTGCCGGGAACGACGTTCGCCATTGAGGGCGAAGAGGAGATGCGGGCGTACCTGAAGGAGATGGCGCTGGCGCTAGGTGGCGTGCCGATCTTCCTGCGGGCGGAAGACAAGGCGCTGTACCACTGCACCGTGGTAATGATGGGCGGCATACTAAACGGCCTGTGCGGAGCAATCGCCGGGCTGTGGCAGGAGAACTTCGGAATAGACCGCAACCAGGCGCTGAAGTCGCTCGCGCCCATCATGCAGGGCACAGCCGCAACGCTCGCCTCGCTGGGGCTGCCCGCTGCCGCGGCGGGGCCTTATGTGCGCGGAGATGCGGGAACGGTAAGGAAGCACATGAACGCGCTCCGGGAGTTCTCTCCGGAGATGGTGCCGGTCTACTGCAACATGGCGCTTGCGGCGTTCCCGGTGGCGCTGGAGAAGGGCAACGTATCGGCCGAGAAGGCGGAAGAGATAAGGCAGCTGCTCCAGGAAGGCACTAAGGGTTGA
- a CDS encoding DUF971 domain-containing protein, whose amino-acid sequence MSTSASVRTISLSPAAISVEWTDGHQSIYPPKYLRINCGCAECVEEWTNRKLLNPATVPAEIKAEDYMMVGRYAVQFLWSDAHFTGIYPFDVLRKLCPCDECKAQNAGTAAGAEAKK is encoded by the coding sequence ATGAGCACCAGCGCATCCGTTAGAACTATCTCGCTCTCGCCGGCCGCCATATCCGTCGAGTGGACGGATGGACACCAGAGCATCTACCCGCCGAAGTACCTGCGTATCAACTGCGGCTGCGCGGAGTGCGTGGAAGAGTGGACGAACCGGAAGCTGCTGAACCCGGCGACGGTCCCCGCGGAAATAAAAGCTGAGGACTACATGATGGTGGGGCGATACGCGGTGCAGTTCCTCTGGAGCGACGCGCACTTCACTGGTATTTACCCGTTCGACGTGCTGCGCAAGCTATGCCCGTGCGACGAATGCAAAGCACAGAACGCGGGCACGGCGGCGGGGGCAGAGGCCAAAAAGTAG